In the Dioscorea cayenensis subsp. rotundata cultivar TDr96_F1 chromosome 12, TDr96_F1_v2_PseudoChromosome.rev07_lg8_w22 25.fasta, whole genome shotgun sequence genome, one interval contains:
- the LOC120273492 gene encoding RNA demethylase ALKBH10B-like translates to MSSWAATTTATATETAEVPEGFAREAILAWYRGEFAAANAIIDALCRHIAQISDDSSEYDAVFAAIHRRRMNWIPVLHMQKYFSIADVAAELHRVSERRRPSEDPLKDEVPISEKEVEKSMAEVSPVEESGDDSSIDSKVPEDGVGGGASDRGSHCGKTCLDANQIRSDPEVSATLPERIKVSKGFVSKEQVKGRMVNIVKGLKLYKDILTDSELSKLSEFVNELRLAGQRGDLSGETFISFNKQMKGSKREIIQLGVPLFQPTKDEAANNMEPIPQVLQTVIDQLVQWRLLPGSKKPTSCIIDFFDEDESSQPYFKPPHLDNPISTLLLSDTTMAFGRVLTSDPQGNYKGSFTLPVQRGSLLVMRGNSADMARHVVCPSSNKRVCITFIKVKPPNNQTCSDGSLVNEVSQPGGIIGYGSNIGGSFATWGPVIMLEPPKTPNGINIVPGSNGTGVFLPWSPGPKKFVRHLPPRIQKRRLPYLPTIMV, encoded by the exons ATGAGTTCTTGGGCGGCGACGACGACGGCGACGGCGACGGAGACGGCTGAGGTGCCGGAAGGGTTCGCTCGGGAGGCGATCTTAGCTTGGTATAGAGGGGAGTTCGCGGCGGCGAACGCGATTATCGACGCGCTTTGCCGGCACATCGCTCAAATCTCCGATGACTCGTCAGAGTACGATGCGGTGTTCGCCGCCATCCATCGACGACGGATGAACTGGATCCCTGTGCTTCACATGCAGAAGTACTTCTCCATCGCCGACGTGGCCGCCGAGCTCCACCGCGTCTCGGAGAGGAGACGGCCGTCGGAGGATCCTCTGAAGGATGAGGTTCCGATCTCGGAGAAGGAGGTCGAGAAATCGATGGCTGAGGTTTCTCCGGTGGAGGAATCAGGTGATGATTCCTCCATTGATTCGAAGGTTCCCGAAGACGGTGTTGGTGGTGGTGCCAGCGATCGAG GATCACATTGTGGAAAAACTTGTTTAGATGCTAATCAGATACGCTCTGACCCTGAAGTTAGTGCGACACTTCCAGAGAGAATCAAGGTGTCCAAAGGATTTGTATCCAAAGAACAAGTGAAAGGGAGAATG GTTAATATTGTCAAAGGTTTGAAACTTTACAAAGATATATTGACAGATTCAGAGCTGTCGAAGCTTTCTGAATTTGTAAATGAACTTCGTCTTGCAGGTCAAAGGGGAGATCTCTCAG GTGAAACTTTCATTTCCTTCAACAAACAAATGAAGGGGAGCAAAAGAGAAATCATTCAGCTTGGTGTTCCCTTGTTTCAGCCAACCAAAGATGAGGCAGCAA ACAATATGGAACCAATTCCTCAAGTCCTACAAACTGTCATCGATCAACTAGTTCAATGGCGTTTGTTACCTGGAAGCAAAAAACCAACAAGTTGCATCATCGACTTCTTTGATGAG GATGAAAGCTCACAGCCATACTTCAAACCACCACACCTGGATAATCCCATCTCTACTCTTTTGCTCTCTGATACTACAATGGCTTTTGGAAGAGTGCTAACCAGTGATCCGCAAGGAAACTATAAAGGTTCTTTCACTCTCCCAGTGCAACGAGG GTCACTCCTGGTGATGCGTGGGAATAGTGCAGACATGGCAAGGCATGTTGTATGTCCATCATCAAACAAAAGAGTCTGCATAACATTCATCAAAGTTAAACCTCCCAACAACCAAACTTGTTCAGATGGTTCTCTTGTTAATGAAGTAAGTCAACCAGGTGGAATCATTGGATATGGTTCCAATATTGGTGGTTCTTTTGCTACATGGGGACCAGTGATCATGCTTGAACCTCCCAAGACACCAAATGGAATTAATATAGTTCCAGGGAGTAATGGAACTGGGGTTTTCTTGCCATGGAGTCCTGGACCAAAGAAATTTGTCAGGCATCTTCCACCTAGAATTCAGAAGAGGCGGCTTCCTTATTTGCCAACTATCATGGTGtga
- the LOC120272964 gene encoding uncharacterized protein ycf20, with product MAYGLITAPVRLLNVGIDVGAKNSFSRPGVPRRSYLTKFRSISAVEENEGPRRLVDIIRIIPEVSRNYFKSRPRRALFGGISLLGGFYVAQTISLSFGALGVNDVIAAVVCVLLTEYATKFYYSRPKVTFPLALLNNFKMGFTYGLFIDAFKLAS from the coding sequence ATGGCATATGGTCTAATCACTGCTCCAGTGCGTCTCCTCAATGTTGGAATAGATGTGGGAGCTAAAAATTCATTCAGTAGACCCGGAGTTCCTCGTAGAAGTTATTTAACCAAGTTCCGTAGTATCAGCGCAGTTGAGGAGAATGAAGGACCGAGGAGATTGGTTGATATCATTCGCATCATTCCTGAAGTCTCAAGAAACTACTTCAAAAGCCGTCCTCGGCGAGCACTCTTTGGTGGGATTTCATTGCTGGGTGGTTTTTATGTTGCACAAACAATATCTCTATCGTTCGGTGCCTTAGGTGTGAATGATGTAATAGCTGCTGTGGTATGTGTTCTCCTCACAGAGTATGCGACTAAGTTTTATTACAGTCGACCCAAGGTAACCTTTCCTCTTGCACTCCTAAACAACTTCAAGATGGGATTCACCTATGGACTTTTTATCGACGCTTTCAAGCTTGCTAGCTAG
- the LOC120273493 gene encoding BSD domain-containing protein C22A12.14c, which yields MNFFKSVFSDPDPGQDPTEDEPSGEAPAGGSGGWSFDGLIKTISTKSESVIQTYRRDLEEFGSGLKKETAAFREAAARAVKDLPGSLEAGASVAQESLESVGQAIDDLGTSVFRGTAEIISHGKEALLTVDGDPSDSSSQANTSSKRYSRFEAQVLAIQADPATFTEEPEDGDEFKKWKEGFRLEEKGDEIEGLLYESSQLEGFVEKLVPSVVDFDTFWSRYFYRVHKLKLAEDARASLVKRVISREEDEEFLSWEVDDDDEEEEEEKKEEEKGIQVKDEEKKEIVEKELDHGEEKNGIVEKELDHGEEKNGIVEKELDHEEEKKEIVEKLEPSEENKPLQVSKDENLEVVDNALSVINEAKPGDDQVPPMALETTPHLSKQASKQEEVDLEWDEIEDLGEHDDKKVSSSGVENPNKVDLRKRLNVAEDDDDLSWDIEDDDDDDDGPVKA from the coding sequence ATGAACTTCTTCAAATCCGTCTTCTCCGATCCCGATCCCGGCCAAGATCCCACCGAAGATGAACCCTCCGGCGAGGCCCCGGCCGGAGGCAGTGGCGGGTGGAGTTTCGATGGGCTTATCAAGACGATATCCACCAAATCCGAGTCCGTGATCCAGACGTACCGGCGAGATCTCGAAGAGTTCGGGTCCGGCCTCAAGAAGGAGACGGCGGCCTTCCGGGAAGCTGCCGCTCGCGCCGTCAAGGACCTCCCTGGATCCCTCGAGGCTGGTGCTTCCGTCGCGCAGGAGTCCCTTGAGTCCGTTGGCCAAGCCATTGACGATCTAGGAACCTCCGTGTTTCGGGGCACCGCCGAGATCATCTCTCACGGTAAGGAGGCTCTTCTCACTGTCGATGGAGATCCTTCCGATTCCTCGTCGCAGGCAAACACTTCTTCGAAGAGGTACAGTAGATTTGAGGCACAGGTGCTTGCAATCCAAGCGGATCCGGCGACTTTTACGGAGGAGCCGGAGGATGGGGATGAGTTCAAGAAATGGAAGGAGGGCTTCAGGTTGGAGGAGAAGGGGGATGAGATTGAGGGTTTGCTGTATGAGAGTAGTCAATTGGAAGGGTTTGTAGAGAAGTTGGTTCCCAGTGTTGTGGATTTCGATACGTTTTGGAGTAGATATTTTTATAGGGTTCATAAGCTCAAGCTTGCAGAGGATGCGAGGGCTAGTCTTGTGAAGAGAGTGATCTCAAGGGAGGAAGATGAGGAGTTTTTGAGCTGGgaggttgatgatgatgatgaggaggaggaggaggagaagaaggaggaggagaagggaaTTCAagtaaaagatgaagaaaagaaggaaattgtTGAAAAAGAATTGGATCATGGAGAAGAAAAGAATGGAATTGTTGAAAAAGAATTGGATCATGGAGAAGAAAAGAATGGAATTGTTGAAAAAGAAttggatcatgaagaagaaaagaaggaaattgtGGAAAAATTGGAGCCCTCAGAGGAGAACAAACCTTTGCAAGTGTCTAAAGATGAGAATTTGGAAGTTGTGGACAATGCTTTATCAGTAATCAATGAAGCAAAGCCTGGAGATGATCAAGTGCCCCCCATGGCTCTTGAAACTACTCCGCACTTGTCGAAGCAAGCATCTAAGCAAGAAGAAGTGGATCTTGAATGGGATGAAATTGAGGATCTTGGAGAGCATGATGATAAGAAGGTTAGTAGTTCTGGTGTTGAGAATCCTAACAAGGTGGACCTGAGAAAGAGACTCAATGTTGCTGAAGATGACGATGATCTCAGTTGGGATAtcgaagatgatgatgatgatgatgatggaccGGTCAAGGCTTAA